A window from Agrobacterium tumefaciens encodes these proteins:
- the iolD gene encoding 3D-(3,5/4)-trihydroxycyclohexane-1,2-dione acylhydrolase (decyclizing), with protein sequence MKTIRLTAAQAMVRYLAAQMNEHGETYIAGMWAIFGHGNVAGIGEALYGIRDELPTYRGQNEQSMAHAAIAYSKQLRRRRAMAVTSSIGPGAANMVTAAALAHVNRLPVLLIPGDVFANRGPDPVLQQLEDFGDGTMTVNDCFRPVSRYFDRIMRPEQLLTALPRAMRTMTDPADCGPVTLAFCQDVQAEAYDYPESFFEKRVWRQRRPEPDVVEFEEAVATLKAAKNPIIVAGGGVHFAGATETLKRFAETHSIPVVETQAGKSALAWDHDLNFGPVGVTGAESANIISEKADLVFGVGTRFQDFTTGSWALFKNPNRKILALNVQPYDSAKHDAISLTADAKIGLEKLSAALGSHRFAAPDAGLKAAWFEKADADTAAPGEDNANSLPTDMQVIGAVQRQSRDNTVVMCAAGTMPGELHQLWKSKLPLSYHMEYGFSCMGYEVAGGLGIKMAEPDRDVIVMVGDGSYMMMNSELATSVAMGVKITLVITDNRGYGCINRLQMETGGAEFNNLYAHTNVNPIAIDFVAHAGSMGADARKVSTITELEEALAAARASSRTTVIVIDTDPYPTPQAGGHWWDVAVPEVSDRAEIGPARARYENHVKERQ encoded by the coding sequence GTGAAAACAATCAGATTGACGGCTGCGCAGGCCATGGTTCGTTACCTGGCAGCGCAGATGAACGAGCATGGCGAAACCTATATTGCCGGCATGTGGGCCATTTTCGGTCATGGCAATGTCGCCGGCATCGGCGAAGCGCTTTATGGTATCCGCGACGAACTGCCGACCTATCGAGGCCAGAACGAGCAATCCATGGCCCACGCGGCCATTGCCTATTCAAAGCAACTGCGCCGCCGCCGCGCCATGGCGGTCACCTCCTCCATCGGCCCGGGTGCTGCAAACATGGTGACGGCGGCAGCCCTTGCCCATGTCAACCGCCTGCCAGTGCTGTTGATCCCCGGCGATGTCTTCGCCAATCGCGGCCCCGATCCCGTGCTGCAGCAGCTCGAAGATTTCGGCGATGGCACCATGACGGTGAATGACTGCTTCCGCCCGGTCAGCCGGTATTTCGACCGCATCATGCGGCCGGAGCAGTTGCTGACGGCGCTCCCCCGCGCCATGCGCACCATGACGGACCCGGCCGATTGCGGCCCCGTCACGCTCGCCTTCTGCCAGGATGTGCAGGCGGAAGCCTATGATTACCCCGAGAGTTTCTTCGAAAAGCGGGTCTGGCGCCAACGTCGTCCCGAGCCGGATGTCGTGGAATTCGAAGAGGCGGTCGCTACGCTCAAGGCAGCGAAGAACCCTATTATCGTCGCCGGCGGCGGCGTGCATTTTGCCGGCGCAACCGAGACGCTGAAGCGCTTTGCCGAAACCCACTCCATTCCCGTCGTCGAAACGCAGGCCGGCAAATCGGCGCTCGCATGGGATCATGATCTGAATTTCGGTCCCGTCGGCGTTACCGGTGCGGAAAGCGCCAATATCATCAGCGAAAAGGCCGATCTGGTCTTCGGCGTCGGCACCCGTTTTCAGGATTTCACCACGGGTTCCTGGGCGCTGTTCAAGAACCCGAACCGCAAGATCCTGGCGCTCAATGTCCAGCCATATGACAGCGCCAAGCATGATGCCATCAGCCTGACGGCGGATGCGAAGATCGGGCTTGAGAAACTCTCCGCAGCGCTTGGTAGCCACCGTTTTGCGGCACCGGATGCCGGTCTCAAGGCTGCATGGTTCGAAAAGGCCGATGCCGACACGGCGGCACCGGGCGAGGACAACGCCAACAGCCTGCCCACCGACATGCAGGTCATCGGCGCCGTGCAGCGCCAGTCGCGCGACAATACCGTCGTCATGTGCGCGGCGGGCACCATGCCGGGCGAGCTTCACCAGCTGTGGAAATCCAAGCTGCCCCTCTCCTATCACATGGAATACGGCTTCTCCTGCATGGGTTATGAAGTGGCCGGCGGTCTCGGCATCAAGATGGCGGAACCGGACCGGGACGTGATCGTCATGGTCGGCGACGGCTCCTACATGATGATGAATTCCGAGCTTGCCACATCGGTTGCCATGGGCGTCAAGATCACCCTCGTCATCACCGACAACAGGGGCTATGGCTGTATCAACCGCCTGCAGATGGAAACCGGCGGCGCGGAGTTCAACAATCTCTACGCCCATACCAACGTCAACCCGATCGCCATCGATTTCGTGGCCCATGCCGGTTCGATGGGCGCGGATGCGCGCAAGGTTTCCACCATAACCGAGCTGGAAGAGGCGCTCGCCGCCGCCCGCGCTTCCAGCCGCACCACCGTCATCGTCATCGATACCGACCCCTATCCGACCCCGCAGGCCGGTGGTCACTGGTGGGATGTCGCGGTGCCTGAAGTTTCCGACCGCGCCGAAATCGGCCCGGCCCGCGCCCGTTATGAAAACCATGTCAAGGAAAGACAGTAA
- the iolE gene encoding myo-inosose-2 dehydratase has translation MIRYGTNPIAWSNDDDRTLGAHISLEQCLDETAKIGFDGIEKGHKFPTEPEGLKGVLSPRGLSFVSGWHSLNLLTDDIESEKKAMQPALDLLKAMGSKVIIVCETSNAIHGADDTALVDRPRLAAEDWAKFGAGVEALAAFAAEQGITLVYHHHMGTVVESEDEIDLLMKHTGPKTHLLLDTGHCLFGGGDPVRVAQKYMGRVGHIHAKNVRPVIADQVRGERLSFLEGVRRGVFTVPGDSEGGVNFPPVLKVAAEHGYNGWLVIEAEQDPDVRNPFEYQSLGLKSLKAFAREAGLDKAEAA, from the coding sequence ATGATCCGTTACGGCACCAACCCGATTGCCTGGTCCAACGACGACGACCGCACGCTCGGCGCGCATATCAGCTTGGAGCAATGCCTCGATGAAACCGCGAAGATCGGTTTCGACGGTATCGAGAAGGGGCACAAATTCCCGACGGAGCCGGAAGGCCTGAAAGGCGTGCTTTCGCCGCGCGGCCTCTCCTTCGTCTCCGGCTGGCATTCGCTGAACCTTCTGACTGACGACATCGAATCCGAGAAGAAGGCCATGCAGCCGGCGCTTGATCTCTTGAAGGCCATGGGCTCGAAGGTCATCATCGTCTGCGAGACCTCCAATGCCATTCACGGCGCTGATGACACAGCGCTGGTTGACCGTCCGCGCCTTGCGGCCGAGGACTGGGCGAAATTCGGCGCAGGTGTCGAGGCTCTTGCCGCCTTTGCCGCCGAGCAGGGCATCACCCTCGTTTATCACCACCACATGGGAACGGTGGTCGAGAGCGAAGACGAGATCGACCTCTTGATGAAGCATACCGGCCCGAAGACGCATCTGCTACTCGATACCGGCCATTGCCTGTTCGGCGGCGGCGATCCCGTGCGCGTCGCGCAGAAATATATGGGCCGCGTCGGCCATATCCATGCCAAGAACGTGCGTCCGGTCATTGCCGATCAGGTTCGGGGCGAGCGGCTCTCCTTCCTCGAAGGCGTTCGCCGCGGCGTGTTCACCGTGCCGGGCGACAGCGAAGGCGGCGTGAACTTCCCGCCCGTGCTGAAGGTGGCGGCCGAGCATGGCTATAACGGCTGGCTGGTGATCGAGGCGGAACAGGACCCTGACGTACGCAACCCGTTCGAATATCAGAGCCTTGGGCTGAAATCCCTGAAGGCTTTTGCGCGCGAGGCGGGGCTGGACAAGGCTGAGGCTGCTTGA
- the iolB gene encoding 5-deoxy-glucuronate isomerase: MTSLLRKPVATSGKVHDITPQSADWGYVGFGLYRLKPGETAAENTGDTEVILVLVEGKATVSAGGKDFGELGDRLNVFERKPPHCVYVPAGSEWSLTATSDCTVGVCTAPGEKGSREAQQIGPAGVQLTERGKGANTRYIFPIAMEERDVADSLLVTEVFTPSGNWSSYPPHRHDEDNYPDMTYLEETYYHRLNPAQGFGFQRVFTEDGSLDETMAVSDGDVVLVPKGHHPCGAPYGYEMYYLNVMAGPMRKWRFKNHPDHDWIFKRDNP, translated from the coding sequence ATGACCTCACTTCTGCGCAAGCCGGTCGCGACCAGCGGCAAGGTGCACGATATCACGCCCCAAAGCGCGGATTGGGGTTATGTCGGTTTCGGCCTTTACCGCCTGAAGCCGGGCGAAACCGCCGCTGAGAACACCGGCGATACCGAAGTCATCCTCGTGCTCGTCGAAGGCAAGGCGACGGTTTCCGCCGGGGGCAAGGACTTCGGCGAACTCGGCGACCGCTTGAACGTGTTCGAACGCAAGCCGCCGCATTGCGTTTATGTTCCGGCCGGCTCCGAATGGTCGCTGACGGCCACGAGTGACTGCACCGTCGGCGTCTGCACCGCACCCGGCGAAAAAGGCAGCCGCGAGGCGCAGCAGATCGGCCCGGCCGGCGTGCAGCTGACGGAACGCGGCAAGGGCGCCAATACGCGTTATATCTTCCCCATCGCCATGGAAGAGCGCGACGTGGCCGACAGCCTGCTGGTAACGGAAGTCTTCACGCCATCGGGCAACTGGTCGTCCTATCCGCCGCACCGGCATGACGAGGATAATTATCCTGACATGACCTATCTGGAAGAGACCTATTATCATCGCCTCAACCCGGCGCAGGGTTTCGGTTTCCAGCGCGTCTTCACCGAAGATGGCTCGCTTGATGAGACCATGGCCGTGTCTGACGGCGATGTCGTGCTGGTGCCCAAGGGCCACCACCCCTGTGGCGCGCCCTATGGTTACGAGATGTATTATCTGAACGTGATGGCGGGGCCGATGCGCAAATGGCGCTTCAAGAATCATCCCGATCACGACTGGATTTTCAAGCGCGACAATCCCTGA
- a CDS encoding Gfo/Idh/MocA family protein, which produces MAALGVGLIGTGYMGKCHALAWNNVTSVFGDVERPRLVTLAEVNPELAAKKAAEFGFARSTGNWRDLLADPEIDVISVTTPNAFHPEMAIAALEVGKHVWCEKPMAPAFADAVKMRDAARRSGKAAAMGYNYIQNPVIRHIRRLIDEGAIGNVYHVRAEMDEDFMADATQPFYWKSEASSGYGALDDFAVHPLSLLYALFGHAQSAITDMVKPYETRPLAGGGERAVETHDLASVLLKLEGGISAVLIANRSAWGRKGRIAIQIYGSTGSILFDQEQMNEFQLYTTDGRPEEQGFRTILTAPHHKPYDRFIPAPGHGLGFNDLKVIECRELVAAIEGKKAHIIDFEEGLKIERSIHAMARSFAEGRWVRTEEIAE; this is translated from the coding sequence ATGGCCGCTCTTGGCGTGGGCCTTATCGGCACGGGTTACATGGGTAAATGCCACGCGCTCGCGTGGAACAACGTCACGAGTGTCTTCGGCGACGTGGAACGCCCCCGCCTCGTGACGCTGGCGGAAGTCAACCCGGAGCTGGCGGCGAAGAAAGCCGCTGAGTTCGGTTTTGCCCGCTCGACAGGCAACTGGCGCGACCTGCTGGCCGATCCCGAGATCGACGTGATCTCGGTCACCACACCCAACGCCTTCCACCCGGAAATGGCGATTGCCGCCCTTGAGGTCGGCAAGCATGTCTGGTGCGAAAAACCGATGGCGCCCGCCTTTGCAGATGCGGTGAAGATGCGCGATGCCGCCCGCCGGTCCGGCAAGGCGGCGGCGATGGGTTACAACTACATTCAGAACCCCGTCATCCGCCATATCCGCCGTCTGATCGACGAAGGCGCGATCGGCAATGTCTATCACGTCCGCGCCGAAATGGACGAGGACTTCATGGCCGACGCTACCCAGCCCTTCTACTGGAAGAGCGAGGCTTCTTCCGGTTATGGCGCGCTGGATGATTTTGCCGTGCACCCGCTGTCATTGCTCTACGCCCTGTTCGGCCACGCGCAAAGCGCCATCACCGACATGGTCAAACCTTATGAGACCCGTCCGCTTGCCGGCGGCGGCGAACGCGCTGTCGAGACGCATGATCTAGCCAGCGTTCTCCTGAAGCTCGAAGGCGGCATTTCCGCCGTGCTCATCGCCAACCGCTCCGCCTGGGGCCGCAAGGGCCGCATCGCCATCCAGATTTATGGCTCAACAGGCTCGATCCTGTTCGATCAGGAGCAGATGAACGAGTTCCAGCTCTACACCACGGACGGACGCCCGGAAGAGCAGGGTTTCAGAACCATCCTCACCGCCCCCCACCACAAGCCCTATGATCGCTTCATCCCCGCCCCCGGCCACGGCCTCGGCTTCAACGATCTGAAGGTGATCGAATGCCGGGAGCTGGTTGCGGCGATCGAGGGCAAGAAGGCCCATATCATCGATTTCGAGGAAGGGCTGAAGATCGAGCGCAGTATCCACGCCATGGCCCGATCCTTTGCCGAAGGGCGATGGGTGAGGACGGAGGAGATTGCGGAATAG
- a CDS encoding 2-hydroxyacid dehydrogenase, which yields MSDKKAVVLVPGKINPRVLERLEGKVEIVAVPAGAEPVLPDGAAERVNAIAVSGVVNAKWIDALPKLEIIANFGVGYDGVDARHAATRNIVVTNTPDVLNDEVADTTIALLINTVRRLYQAETWLRDGKWVGEGPFALSPFSLRGRKVGLFGMGRIGQEIAKRLEPFKVEIGYHTRSKRDELSYTYYGSLKEMAQAVDILICIVPGTPETHKAINTEILTALGAQGVFINVGRGSSVDEDALLQALESGALGAAGLDVFYAEPKVPEAFLSLPNVSLLPHVASASIPTRNAMADLVADNILGWFRDGKVLTPVPETPVKG from the coding sequence ATGTCTGACAAAAAGGCCGTTGTTCTCGTTCCCGGCAAGATAAACCCGCGCGTTCTCGAGCGCCTCGAAGGCAAGGTTGAGATAGTGGCCGTGCCTGCCGGTGCCGAGCCGGTTCTGCCTGATGGTGCGGCGGAGCGCGTCAATGCCATCGCCGTTTCCGGCGTCGTCAACGCCAAATGGATCGATGCGCTGCCGAAGCTCGAGATCATCGCCAATTTCGGCGTGGGTTATGACGGCGTTGACGCCAGACATGCCGCTACGCGCAACATCGTGGTGACGAATACGCCTGATGTGCTGAACGACGAGGTGGCCGATACCACGATTGCGCTTTTGATCAACACCGTGCGCCGGCTCTATCAGGCCGAAACGTGGTTGCGCGATGGCAAATGGGTTGGCGAAGGCCCGTTCGCGCTGTCGCCGTTTTCGCTGCGCGGCCGCAAGGTTGGTCTCTTCGGCATGGGCCGCATCGGCCAGGAAATCGCCAAGCGGCTCGAGCCCTTCAAGGTTGAGATCGGTTACCACACCCGCAGCAAGCGCGATGAGCTCTCCTACACCTATTACGGCTCGCTGAAGGAGATGGCGCAGGCCGTCGATATTCTGATCTGCATCGTGCCCGGCACGCCGGAAACCCACAAAGCGATCAATACCGAAATCCTGACGGCGCTTGGGGCCCAGGGCGTGTTCATCAATGTCGGCCGCGGCTCCAGCGTCGATGAGGATGCGCTGCTGCAGGCGCTGGAGAGCGGTGCGTTGGGTGCTGCCGGTCTCGATGTGTTTTATGCCGAGCCGAAGGTGCCGGAAGCATTTTTATCGCTGCCGAATGTTTCCCTGTTGCCGCATGTCGCTTCCGCCTCGATCCCGACGCGCAACGCCATGGCCGATCTGGTGGCGGATAATATTCTCGGCTGGTTCAGGGATGGCAAGGTGCTGACGCCGGTGCCGGAGACGCCGGTCAAGGGGTAA
- a CDS encoding LacI family DNA-binding transcriptional regulator: protein MAQKVKLSTIAESLGLSTATISLALRDSPLVASDTRDKIKEQARALGYIYNRRAASLRTSRSGIVGVVFHDVMNPFYGEILKAIESELDRSRQTFILSNHYDSVEKQRTFIETLLQLGSDGIIMSPAIGTPIEDMTLAEENGMPAILVARSMDGVDMPTYRGDDSYGISLATNHLISLGHRTIAMVGGTDQTSTGRDRYQGYVNALRKAGIEVDPNLRIPGPRSKQGGFEAAVHFLSLPQKPTAAVCWNDLVAIGLMNGISRAGLVPGVDISVTGYDDLEEAAIATPALTTVSNGQAEVGRLAARALLDRLAGSHEPDGIHLIKPEMRIRQSTGPVRPRV from the coding sequence ATGGCACAAAAGGTTAAACTGTCGACGATTGCCGAAAGTCTTGGTCTTTCGACCGCCACCATTTCGCTGGCATTGCGCGACAGTCCGCTGGTTGCTTCCGATACACGCGACAAGATCAAGGAACAGGCGCGGGCGCTGGGTTATATCTACAACCGCCGCGCCGCCAGCCTGCGCACTTCGCGCTCCGGCATTGTCGGCGTGGTGTTCCACGATGTGATGAACCCCTTTTACGGCGAAATCCTGAAAGCCATTGAAAGCGAGCTGGACCGCAGCCGCCAGACCTTCATTCTTTCCAACCACTATGATTCGGTGGAAAAACAGCGCACCTTCATCGAAACGCTGCTGCAGCTCGGCTCTGATGGAATCATCATGTCGCCGGCGATCGGCACGCCGATCGAAGATATGACGCTGGCCGAAGAAAACGGCATGCCCGCCATCCTCGTGGCCCGCTCCATGGACGGCGTCGACATGCCGACCTATCGCGGTGACGACAGCTACGGCATTTCGCTTGCCACCAACCATCTGATCAGCCTCGGCCACCGCACCATCGCCATGGTTGGTGGCACCGACCAGACCTCGACGGGGCGCGACCGTTACCAGGGTTATGTCAACGCGCTGCGCAAGGCCGGCATCGAAGTGGATCCGAACCTGCGCATTCCTGGCCCCCGTTCCAAGCAGGGCGGTTTCGAGGCCGCCGTGCATTTCCTCTCACTGCCGCAGAAGCCGACTGCCGCCGTCTGCTGGAACGATCTCGTCGCCATCGGTCTCATGAACGGCATTTCCCGCGCTGGCCTGGTGCCGGGTGTGGATATTTCCGTCACCGGCTACGACGATCTGGAAGAGGCGGCGATTGCCACGCCGGCTCTGACCACGGTTTCCAACGGTCAGGCCGAGGTGGGGCGTCTCGCGGCCCGCGCGCTGCTGGACAGGCTGGCGGGCAGCCATGAGCCTGACGGCATTCACCTCATCAAGCCGGAAATGCGTATCCGGCAATCGACCGGGCCGGTGCGGCCGCGGGTTTGA
- a CDS encoding MarR family winged helix-turn-helix transcriptional regulator codes for MSKDKSGHKDKSAKKEKGSKKVKDVKKRDENFNPEELAQSITQAARSMRTALSHSLSESGLYAGQDGVILALAQEGSLTPGQIAQKLGVKAPTMTRTIGRMEAQGFVERSGDDEDGRVTLVKLTETGLKSVEHINTSIADCGARAIEGLSAKDIRNVVKLLKAIDANLQ; via the coding sequence ATGAGCAAGGACAAATCCGGGCATAAGGACAAAAGCGCCAAGAAGGAAAAGGGCAGCAAGAAGGTAAAGGACGTCAAAAAAAGGGATGAGAATTTCAACCCGGAGGAACTGGCGCAATCCATCACCCAAGCCGCCCGCTCCATGCGCACGGCGCTGAGCCACAGCCTTTCCGAAAGCGGGCTTTATGCGGGCCAAGACGGCGTCATCCTGGCGCTGGCGCAGGAAGGCAGCCTGACGCCGGGGCAGATCGCCCAGAAACTCGGCGTCAAGGCGCCAACCATGACGCGCACCATCGGCCGCATGGAGGCCCAAGGTTTCGTGGAACGCAGCGGCGACGACGAAGATGGCCGTGTGACGCTCGTGAAGCTGACGGAAACAGGCCTGAAGAGCGTCGAGCACATCAACACATCAATAGCGGATTGCGGAGCGCGCGCCATAGAGGGGCTTTCGGCCAAGGATATTCGCAACGTTGTTAAACTTCTCAAGGCAATCGACGCCAATCTTCAATAA
- a CDS encoding creatininase family protein, producing the protein MPNSYTHYHDENVTDPHLHATGAISVLPLGAQEQHGPHLPFETDTLIAAGIVSRLAAVLPAHLPVSFLPVEPVGYSIEHMDVPGTKTLRYDEAIERWLGIAKAEYEKGVRKFVMLNAHGGNSPLMTIVATEARARFGMLAVATSWTRFGMPADIVRSEDKAVDIHGGDIETSVMLALHPEFVAMEKAANFPSRQSDFAQRFSHLRAYGPHAFGWLMSDLNPDGVAGNAAAASAEKGERLISHAVNGLVELLEDVHAFDITLFHNKI; encoded by the coding sequence ATGCCAAACTCATACACGCATTATCACGACGAAAACGTAACAGACCCTCATCTTCACGCAACAGGTGCAATTTCTGTCCTGCCGCTCGGAGCGCAAGAACAGCATGGCCCTCACCTGCCCTTCGAGACCGATACGCTGATTGCGGCGGGCATCGTCTCGCGCCTCGCCGCCGTTTTGCCGGCGCATCTGCCGGTCTCCTTCCTGCCGGTGGAGCCCGTCGGTTATTCAATCGAGCACATGGATGTTCCCGGCACGAAGACCCTGCGTTATGACGAGGCCATCGAGCGCTGGCTCGGCATTGCGAAGGCGGAATATGAAAAAGGCGTGCGCAAATTCGTGATGCTGAACGCCCATGGCGGCAATTCACCGCTGATGACCATCGTCGCCACCGAGGCCCGCGCCCGCTTCGGCATGCTGGCGGTCGCCACCAGCTGGACCCGTTTCGGCATGCCGGCCGATATCGTGAGGTCGGAGGACAAGGCGGTCGATATCCATGGCGGCGATATCGAAACCTCCGTCATGCTGGCGCTTCATCCCGAATTTGTGGCGATGGAAAAGGCCGCGAATTTCCCCTCGCGCCAGAGCGATTTCGCGCAGCGCTTCAGCCATCTGCGCGCCTATGGCCCCCACGCCTTCGGCTGGCTGATGAGCGATCTCAACCCTGACGGCGTTGCCGGAAACGCCGCCGCCGCCTCTGCGGAAAAGGGCGAAAGGCTCATTTCCCACGCGGTCAACGGCCTTGTCGAACTGCTTGAAGATGTCCACGCTTTTGACATAACGTTATTTCATAACAAAATTTGA
- a CDS encoding CobW family GTP-binding protein — MTETATAKPIPVTVLTGYLGAGKTTLLNRILSENHGKKYAVIVNEFGEIGIDNDLIVESDEEIYEMNNGCVCCTVRGDLIRVVEGLMRRPGRFDGIIVETTGLADPVPVAQTFFMDDDVRAKTELDAVVALVDAKHLPLRLKDSREAEDQIAFADVVVVNKTDLVSPEEVARIEDIVRAINPSARIYKTTRSGVDLARVLDQGAFNLERALENDPHFLEHGHEDHACGPDCDHHHHDHGHDHHHHDHDHGHHHHHHDHGHDHHHGAVSPIHDVTVQSVSLRGGEMNPERFFPWIQKVTQTDGPNILRLKGIIAFKGDAERYVVQGVHMIIEGDHQRPWKEDEKRESRLVFIGRELDREKLEKSFNACLATA, encoded by the coding sequence ATGACCGAAACAGCAACAGCCAAGCCCATTCCAGTCACCGTCCTGACGGGATATCTCGGCGCCGGCAAGACGACGCTTCTCAACCGCATTCTCTCCGAGAACCACGGCAAGAAATACGCTGTCATCGTCAATGAATTCGGCGAGATCGGCATCGACAACGATCTGATCGTCGAATCCGATGAGGAAATCTACGAAATGAACAATGGTTGCGTGTGCTGCACGGTGCGCGGTGACCTTATCCGCGTCGTGGAAGGCTTGATGCGCCGTCCCGGCCGTTTCGACGGCATTATCGTCGAGACGACAGGCCTTGCCGACCCGGTGCCCGTCGCCCAGACCTTCTTCATGGATGACGATGTGCGTGCCAAGACCGAGCTTGATGCCGTCGTTGCCCTCGTCGATGCCAAGCACCTGCCGCTGCGCCTGAAGGACAGCCGCGAGGCCGAAGACCAGATCGCCTTTGCCGATGTCGTCGTCGTCAACAAGACCGACCTCGTTTCGCCTGAGGAAGTGGCCCGCATCGAAGATATCGTGCGCGCCATCAATCCTTCAGCCCGCATCTACAAGACCACCCGTTCCGGCGTCGATCTGGCACGGGTTCTCGATCAGGGCGCCTTCAATCTGGAACGTGCGCTCGAAAACGACCCGCATTTCCTCGAGCACGGCCATGAAGATCATGCCTGCGGCCCCGATTGCGACCATCATCACCACGATCACGGCCATGACCACCATCATCATGATCACGATCACGGGCATCATCACCACCATCATGATCATGGCCACGATCACCACCATGGCGCGGTCTCCCCGATCCATGACGTCACTGTGCAATCTGTTTCGCTGCGCGGCGGCGAGATGAACCCCGAGCGGTTCTTCCCTTGGATCCAGAAGGTCACCCAGACCGACGGCCCGAACATTCTGCGCCTCAAGGGCATCATCGCCTTCAAGGGCGATGCGGAACGTTACGTGGTGCAGGGCGTGCACATGATCATCGAGGGCGATCACCAGCGCCCCTGGAAGGAAGACGAAAAGCGCGAAAGCCGCCTCGTCTTCATCGGCCGCGAACTGGACCGCGAGAAGCTGGAAAAGAGCTTCAACGCCTGCCTCGCGACGGCCTGA
- a CDS encoding WD40 repeat domain-containing protein translates to MPTVAPLDIEGHVVSTHFLGDIPLFATAAGTIHRLDGGEKVTEAHDGLLTCVRDPYSATLLSGGEDGRVLRIGHDGSISEIANVPRKWVSVVAGGPQKAVAYGVGKSSFVRLSDGTVKEFKEERTVEAIAFAPKGLRIAVARYNGVTLHWVATAGDPVDLEWKGAHNGVTFSPDGKFLVTTMQENALHGWKMEATKGGMEARHMRMTGYPAKVKSVSWSAKGKWLASSGAPAAIVWPFSGKDGPMGKAPEELGSRANIMATNVAFHPVEDVLAIGFIDGMILGVRLADGKEALLRRPGKGAITAMDWSATGNLLAFASEAGDCGIIDISA, encoded by the coding sequence ATGCCGACTGTTGCCCCGCTTGATATCGAAGGCCATGTGGTCTCGACCCATTTTCTCGGTGACATTCCGCTGTTTGCCACCGCTGCCGGCACCATTCATCGGCTGGATGGCGGCGAGAAGGTGACTGAGGCGCATGACGGGCTTTTGACCTGCGTGCGTGACCCCTATAGCGCCACGCTGCTTTCCGGCGGCGAAGACGGGCGCGTTCTGCGCATCGGCCATGATGGCAGCATCAGCGAAATCGCCAATGTGCCGCGCAAATGGGTGAGCGTGGTTGCCGGCGGGCCGCAGAAGGCGGTTGCTTATGGCGTCGGCAAGTCCAGCTTCGTGCGGCTTTCTGACGGCACGGTCAAGGAATTCAAGGAAGAGCGCACAGTGGAGGCGATCGCCTTTGCGCCGAAGGGCCTGCGCATTGCCGTTGCCCGTTATAACGGCGTGACACTCCACTGGGTGGCAACCGCGGGCGATCCCGTCGATCTCGAATGGAAGGGTGCGCATAACGGCGTCACCTTCTCGCCCGACGGCAAGTTCCTGGTCACCACCATGCAGGAAAACGCCCTGCATGGCTGGAAGATGGAAGCCACCAAAGGCGGCATGGAAGCGCGCCACATGCGCATGACGGGTTATCCCGCCAAGGTCAAATCCGTGTCCTGGTCGGCAAAGGGCAAATGGCTCGCCTCTTCGGGCGCGCCGGCCGCCATCGTCTGGCCGTTCTCCGGCAAGGATGGCCCGATGGGCAAGGCCCCGGAAGAACTCGGCAGCCGCGCCAACATCATGGCCACCAATGTCGCCTTCCACCCCGTTGAAGACGTGCTCGCCATCGGCTTCATCGACGGCATGATCCTCGGCGTGCGGCTCGCGGACGGCAAGGAAGCCCTGCTGCGCCGCCCCGGCAAGGGCGCGATCACAGCCATGGACTGGAGCGCCACCGGCAATCTGCTCGCCTTTGCCTCGGAAGCGGGCGATTGCGGGATTATTGATATTTCGGCCTGA